Proteins co-encoded in one Rhopalosiphum maidis isolate BTI-1 chromosome 2, ASM367621v3, whole genome shotgun sequence genomic window:
- the LOC113551237 gene encoding 3-oxoacyl-[acyl-carrier-protein] synthase, mitochondrial, which produces MKKRVVVTGMGVICPAGANKYTSWKNILSGKSFVRKLDNDLYKNVPSKIAATLDGLEDLPESLPKSKVRTMAPSTRLALIAAQEAVVDSKIFLSTVDKENIGVSVGVGMVDLEDVCQTAKALETSYSKVSPYFVPRILLNMAAGQISMAYGIQGPNHAVSTACATGAHAIGDGFRFIQYGHAKAMICGAAESCISPLSIASFCRIRALSTQNDEPELASRPFDVNRDGFVIGEGSAMLILEELEHAINRNAHIYGEVLGYGLSGDASHLTAPPENGQGALLAMTRAILDAKVDKKLITYVNAHATSTPVGDAIELIAIKRLFDEHCINVHVSSTKGSHGHLLGSAGNLESIFTILACYEGVIPPTANLNNICKEAENLICVTKSPIEWKQEKRIAIKNAFGFGGTNASLCFSNFIL; this is translated from the coding sequence atgaaaaaaagagTCGTAGTAACTGGTATGGGTGTCATTTGTCCAGCTGGTGCCAATAAATATACGtcttggaaaaatattttgtcgggAAAATCGTTTGTAAGAAAATTGGACAATGACCTTTACAAAAACGTTCCTTCCAAAATCGCAGCAACTCTTGACGGACTGGAGGATTTGCCAGAATCATTACCCAAGAGCAAAGTACGTACAATGGCTCCTTCGACTCGTCTAGCCCTAATTGCTGCACAAGAAGCAGTTGtagattcaaaaatatttttgtctactgttgataaagaaaatattgggGTCAGTGTAGGAGTAGGAATGGTGGACTTAGAGGATGTGTGTCAAACAGCCAAAGCTTTAGAAACTAGTTACAGTAAAGTTAGCCCATACTTTGTACCACGCATTCTACTCAATATGGCTGCTGGTCAAATAAGCATGGCTTACGGTATACAAGGACCCAATCACGCTGTGTCTACTGCTTGTGCAACCGGAGCTCATGCAATTGGTGATGGTTTTCGTTTTATTCAGTATGGACACGCAAAAGCAATGATTTGTGGTGCTGCCGAATCATGTATAAGCCCATTGTCAATAGCTTCCTTTTGTAGAATACGAGCACTATCTACACAAAATGATGAGCCAGAATTGGCATCAAGACCATTTGATGTAAATCGAGATGGTTTCGTTATTGGTGAAGGGTCTGCTATGCTTATATTAGAAGAATTAGAACATGCTATTAATAGAAATGCTCATATTTATGGAGAAGTTCTAGGTTATGGCCTATCTGGTGATGCTTCACACTTAACAGCACCACCAGAAAATGGCCAAGGAGCTTTACTAGCTATGACTAGAGCCATTCTAGATGCCAAGGTAGACaagaaattaattacatatgtAAATGCACACGCCACTTCGACTCCAGTAGGAGATGCAATTGAATTAATAGCAATTAAAAGACTTTTTGATGAGCACTGCATTAATGTACATGTTTCATCCACAAAAGGTAGTCATGGCCATTTACTAGGATCTGCGGGAAATTTAGAgagtatttttacaattcttGCTTGTTATGAAGGTGTCATTCCACCAACagcaaatctaaataatatttgcaaagaagctgaaaatttaatttgtgttaCAAAAAGTCCAATAGAATGGAAACAAGAAAAAAgaatagcaataaaaaatgcatttggTTTTGGAGGTACAAATGCAAGcctttgtttttcaaattttattttataa
- the LOC113551238 gene encoding target of rapamycin complex subunit lst8 — protein MVDNALTEKVLLATGGYDHTIKLWHANTGVCNRSLTHLDSQVNALEITPDRQLLAAAGFQHIRMYDLNSSNPNPILNYEGISKNITGVGFHEDGKWMFTCGEDCSARVWDLRSRNLQCQRIFQTTAPITSICLHPNQGELILGDQSGLLHLWDLKTDHNEQLIPEVDASIQCVAIDSSANYVASVNNKGNCYLWRYNGNGTRLSPEHKINAHRKYALHCKFSPDSTLLVTSSADQTAFIWKTSDFSLKQELKDEKQRWVWDTAFSNDSEHLLTVSSDGMARLWNVESGNIEREYEGHQKALTALAFCDPYN, from the exons atggtagACAACGCATTAACTGAAAAGGTACTATTGGCTACTGGAGGATATGATCACACAATTAAGTTATGGCATGCAAACACTGGAGTTTGCAATAGAAGTTTAACACATTTAGATTCT CAAGTAAATGCATTAGAAATAACGCCAGACAGACAACTTTTGGCTGCTgcag GGTTTCAACATATTCGTATGTATGACTTAAATTCAAGCAATCCAAACCcaattttaaactatgaaGGGATTTCAAAAAACATTACTGGTGTTGGATTTCATGAAGATGGTAAATGGATGTTTACATGTGGTGAAGACTGCAGTGCTCGTGTATGGGATTTaag GTCTAGAAACTTGCAATGTCAGCGCATTTTTCAAACTACTGCACCTATTACTAGTATATGCCTTCATCCTAATCAAGGTGAGTTAATATTAGGTGATCAGTCTGGCTTGCTTCATTTATGGGATTTGAAAACTGATCACAACGAACAACTT ATACCTGAAGTTGATGCTTCTATACAATGTGTGGCTATTGATTCTAGTGCAAATTATGTTGcttctgtaaataataaaggaAATTGTTACCTATGGAGATATAATGGCAATGGTACTAGATTAAGTCCGGAGCACAAAATTAATGCTCATAGGAAGTATGCTCTTCATTGTAAATTCAGCCCTGATTCAAC ATTGTTGGTAACATCTTCAGCTGATCAAACAGCTTTTATCTGGAAAACAAGTGATTTTTCTTTGAAACAAGAACTAAAAGATGAAAAACAGAGATGGGTATGGGATACAGCATTTAGTAATGATTCGGAACATTTATTAACAG tttcatcAGATGGCATGGCAAGATTATGGAACGTAGAAAGTGGTAATATAGAACGTGAATATGAAGGTCATCAGAAAGCACTTACAGCTTTAGCATTTTGTGAtccatataattaa